The following coding sequences are from one Ornithodoros turicata isolate Travis chromosome 1, ASM3712646v1, whole genome shotgun sequence window:
- the LOC135382438 gene encoding uncharacterized protein LOC135382438 — translation MDRLRMQRAPVHARITMRLDEIRSILQRSPPSREELGVKFDVLNTKASVLKAEIEAEAAECDRYLEEIATARLAAQRYLNGPRESSTTTPARSGGPSGHSLPYAASLPKLRIEPTIGDLFSWQSFWDQFNAAVHNNPNLSNVLRFQYPRSLVKGKAELAIKGLDLTNDNYPAALKILKNQFGNRDKLVSEHLATCRPLPTTRFVTTWGS, via the coding sequence ATGGACCGACTTCGTATGCAACGGGCACCAGTTCATGCCAGAATTACCATGCGTCTGGACGAGATACGCTCGATTCTTCAGCGCTCCCCTCCATCAAGAGAAGAGCTAGGAGTCAAATTTGACGTTCTTAACACGAAAGCTTCAGTTCTCAAAGCCGAAATAGAAGCAGAGGCTGCTGAATGCGATCGCTACTTGGAGGAAATTGCAACGGCTCGACTGGCCGCTCAGCGGTATCTTAACGGACCACGAGAAAGCTCGACCACCACCCCTGCTCGGAGTGGAGGACCCTCGGGACACAGCTTGCCATATGCCGCGAGCCTACCGAAATTACGTATTGAGCCCACCATCGGAGACCTGTTCTCGTGGCAGTCCTTTTGGGACCAGTTCAACGCAGCGGTCCACAATAACCCGAATCTATCGAACGTACTGAGGTTCCAGTATCCCCGCTCGCTGGTCAAGGGCAAGGCGGAGTTGGCCATCAAGGGCTTGGATCTGACTAACGACAACTATCCCGCAGCGCTTAAGATTCTCAAGAATCAGTTTGGAAACAGGGATAAATTAGTCTCCGAACATCTAGCCACTTGCCGACCATTGCCGACCACCCGGTTTGTGACAACGTGGGGAAGCTAA
- the LOC135382279 gene encoding Y-box factor homolog, whose protein sequence is MTPHDDVFVHQTDITHNNPQRVMRSVGERGVVKLNVVLGEKVREAANVTVPDREAVPGNPCATGRRRFGGRWFPRPHRLMSRRGPPPQETECLPDTRRFLPQRRGSLPRSSNHGFYRCLRGLPRNTLQDDLRRTYEYEKYDDIRDQQV, encoded by the coding sequence ATGACACCCCACGATGACGTCTTCGTTCATCAGACGGACATCACTCACAACAACCCACAAAGAGTAATGCGCAGCGTAGGTGAGAGAGGGGTGGTCAAGCTTAACGTCGTTCTTGGAGAGAAAGTTCGCGAAGCGGCCAACGTGACTGTGCCTGATAGAGAAGCCGTTCCAGGAAATCCGTGTGCTACAGGCCGGCGTCGTTTTGGTGGACGCTGGTTCCCCAGACCACATCGCTTGATGTCCCGCAGAGGGCCACCCCCACAGGAGACGGAATGCCTTCCCGACACCAGGCGTTTCCTACCGCAGCGTCGAGGATCCTTACCGAGATCTTCTAACCATGGGTTCTACCGTTGTCTTAGAGGTCTACCACGGAACACCCTTCAAGATGACCTTCGCAGGACGTATGAGTACGAAAAGTATGACGACATCAGAGACCAACAAGTATAG